The Providencia sp. PROV188 genome includes a region encoding these proteins:
- the truA gene encoding tRNA pseudouridine(38-40) synthase TruA, whose translation MSESPKLHRIALGIEYNGSRYYGWQRQQEVKSVQGCLEVALSKIAAEPITVNCAGRTDAGVHATGQVVHFETSANRKEAAWTMGANTHLPDDIAVRWCKPVDDEFHARFSATARRYRYVIFNHRYRPAILSNGVTHFHFPLDEKRMHQAAQALLGERDFTSFRAVQCQSKSPWRNVMHVNVTRHGNYVVVDIKANAFVHHMVRNIVGSLLEIGCGNQDIDWMAHLLELKDRTKAAATAKAEGLYLVSVDYPEKFDLPQNVMGPLFLADELL comes from the coding sequence ATGTCGGAGTCCCCAAAGCTGCATCGCATTGCCCTCGGAATTGAGTATAACGGTAGCCGTTATTATGGTTGGCAACGCCAGCAAGAAGTGAAAAGCGTACAGGGTTGCCTTGAGGTTGCCCTGTCTAAAATTGCCGCGGAGCCAATCACCGTCAATTGTGCGGGACGTACGGATGCAGGTGTTCATGCGACTGGGCAGGTGGTGCATTTTGAAACTTCAGCTAACCGTAAAGAGGCGGCATGGACGATGGGAGCAAATACCCACCTTCCTGACGATATTGCGGTTCGCTGGTGTAAACCTGTGGATGATGAGTTTCATGCGCGTTTTAGTGCAACGGCACGTCGATATCGTTATGTGATTTTTAATCACCGTTATCGACCTGCAATTTTATCGAATGGTGTCACGCACTTTCATTTTCCCCTTGATGAAAAGCGTATGCACCAAGCGGCACAAGCATTGCTGGGCGAGCGTGATTTTACCTCATTCCGCGCGGTGCAGTGTCAGTCAAAAAGCCCTTGGCGTAATGTGATGCACGTTAATGTAACGCGTCACGGAAACTATGTGGTTGTGGATATTAAAGCCAATGCGTTTGTACACCATATGGTGAGAAATATTGTTGGCAGTTTGTTGGAGATAGGCTGTGGTAATCAAGACATTGATTGGATGGCACATCTTCTAGAATTAAAAGATAGAACGAAAGCGGCGGCGACAGCCAAAGCGGAAGGACTGTATTTAGTGAGCGTGGATTATCCTGAAAAATTTGACCTACCACAGAATGTGATGGGGCCTCTATTTCTTGCGGATGAGCTGCTGTAA
- a CDS encoding aspartate-semialdehyde dehydrogenase: MTEGWNIALLGATGAVGEGILSLLQEREFPVGELYLLASERSAGESIRFNGKSYLVQDVADFDWSQAQIAFFAAGEEAAAQYAELAAQEGCIVIDNSGIFALDPDVPLVVPGVNPQVLADYRNRNIISVADSYVSQLLTSIKPLVDAAGLGRITLTNMLSMSAYGKAAVDELAGQSARLLNGIPAEEGRFTKQLAFNMLPLLADGEGSVVQERRLVEQVRKVLQDDGLPVSVSFIQSPVFYGNAQVVHLETLRPVSAEEASEEFERFDDIQVSEEGDYPTQVTDASGNDFLSIGCIRNDYGIPEILQFWSVADNVRFGGALMAVETAEKLAQELYY; the protein is encoded by the coding sequence ATGACAGAAGGTTGGAATATTGCATTACTCGGGGCAACCGGCGCAGTGGGCGAAGGTATTCTTTCCCTGCTTCAAGAAAGAGAGTTTCCCGTTGGTGAGCTTTATTTACTAGCCAGTGAGCGTAGTGCAGGGGAGAGCATTCGCTTCAACGGTAAAAGTTATCTAGTGCAAGATGTCGCGGATTTCGATTGGTCGCAGGCACAAATTGCCTTTTTCGCGGCAGGCGAGGAAGCCGCAGCACAGTATGCGGAATTAGCGGCGCAAGAAGGCTGCATTGTGATTGATAACAGCGGTATTTTTGCGTTAGACCCTGATGTACCATTAGTGGTACCGGGAGTTAACCCGCAAGTATTAGCGGATTATCGTAATCGCAATATTATTTCGGTGGCAGACAGTTACGTTAGCCAACTCTTAACGTCTATCAAACCGTTAGTGGACGCGGCTGGGTTAGGACGCATTACACTTACCAATATGCTGTCGATGTCAGCGTACGGTAAAGCGGCTGTGGATGAATTAGCGGGTCAAAGTGCGCGTTTATTGAATGGTATCCCTGCGGAAGAAGGTCGTTTTACTAAGCAATTAGCCTTTAATATGCTGCCATTATTAGCGGATGGTGAAGGCAGTGTTGTGCAAGAGCGCCGTTTAGTTGAGCAAGTTCGTAAAGTGCTGCAAGACGATGGTTTGCCAGTCTCCGTAAGCTTTATTCAGTCACCGGTATTCTATGGTAATGCGCAAGTGGTGCACTTAGAAACTCTACGCCCAGTTAGCGCAGAAGAAGCGAGCGAAGAATTTGAACGTTTTGATGATATTCAGGTCTCAGAAGAGGGTGATTATCCAACTCAAGTGACTGACGCATCAGGTAATGATTTCTTAAGCATTGGCTGTATTCGTAACGATTATGGTATACCGGAAATTTTACAGTTCTGGTCAGTGGCGGATAACGTTCGTTTTGGTGGTGCGTTAATGGCGGTTGAGACAGCAGAAAAACTGGCTCAGGAGCTGTATTACTAA
- the pdxB gene encoding 4-phosphoerythronate dehydrogenase PdxB: MKILVDENMPYAQTLFSELGEVKAVPGRPVPEQELVDADALMVRSITKVNKSLLSNTPVKFVGTATAGFDHVDTQWLAEANIGFSSAPGCNAIAVVEYVFSALLMLAERDNFDLRDKTVGIVGVGNVGGRLYKRLQAWGVNTVLCDPPRADKGDQEVFVPFDSLLEQADILTFHTPLNMEGEYSTFHLMDESRLANLRDGTILVNASRGEVVDNQALLQLLEQGKPLSVVLDVWEPEPDLDTELLAYVDIGTPHIAGYTLEGKARGTTQVFEAYCEFLGKPTNVSLASLLPKPDIDCINFNGKLTQSQLKRLVHLVYDVRRDDASLRAVAGIPGEFDKLRKHYQERREWSSLTVQCDSQETAQLLSELGFNAKI; this comes from the coding sequence GTGAAAATTTTGGTTGATGAAAACATGCCATATGCTCAAACACTGTTTAGTGAGCTAGGCGAAGTTAAAGCAGTACCAGGGCGCCCAGTGCCAGAACAGGAACTGGTTGATGCAGATGCATTAATGGTGCGCTCAATTACCAAAGTGAATAAATCATTACTGAGTAATACGCCAGTAAAATTCGTCGGCACGGCAACAGCAGGGTTTGACCACGTTGATACCCAGTGGCTTGCCGAAGCCAATATTGGATTCTCTTCAGCGCCAGGGTGCAATGCCATTGCTGTCGTTGAGTATGTTTTTTCTGCATTACTGATGCTGGCGGAACGCGATAACTTTGATTTACGCGATAAAACCGTTGGGATAGTCGGGGTTGGTAATGTGGGAGGGCGTTTGTATAAACGTCTGCAAGCGTGGGGCGTGAATACCGTATTATGTGACCCTCCTCGAGCAGATAAAGGCGACCAAGAAGTTTTTGTTCCATTCGATTCGCTACTGGAGCAGGCTGATATTTTAACCTTCCATACACCGCTCAACATGGAAGGCGAATATTCTACCTTCCATTTAATGGATGAATCTCGACTAGCAAATTTACGCGACGGTACCATTTTGGTGAATGCGAGCCGTGGTGAAGTGGTGGATAACCAAGCGCTATTACAGTTGCTTGAGCAAGGTAAGCCGCTGAGTGTGGTATTGGATGTGTGGGAGCCTGAGCCTGATCTGGATACAGAATTACTGGCGTATGTGGATATCGGTACGCCGCATATTGCAGGCTATACTTTAGAGGGTAAAGCACGAGGAACAACCCAAGTCTTTGAAGCTTATTGCGAATTCCTAGGTAAGCCTACTAATGTATCTCTGGCATCGCTGTTACCGAAACCGGATATCGACTGCATTAATTTCAATGGTAAATTAACGCAAAGCCAGCTCAAAAGATTAGTGCATCTCGTGTATGATGTGCGCCGTGATGATGCATCGTTGCGCGCAGTGGCTGGCATTCCCGGTGAGTTCGATAAATTACGTAAACACTACCAAGAACGCCGTGAATGGTCATCGTTAACAGTTCAATGCGATAGCCAAGAGACAGCCCAGTTACTGAGCGAATTAGGCTTTAACGCAAAAATTTAA
- a CDS encoding AraC family transcriptional regulator, whose product MNNLKSDVLQINECNIIEPEFIALRHEQINQQTEYKSHSHTFGQLLYVVCGIMEMEVEGKHYMAPPEFCIWIPANTQHASFNKQSVKFRIIDFAQSYTPRLASKACVVRLSPIFHTIMTDMYQRGIVQPETEQDIRLGEVLIDQFAISPCQDTYLPTSKDKLLAPILAELQQDPADNTTLAQWAKRAYTSERTLSRRCQQELGMSFSEWRQRLRYLHAVAGLDKGKSVHEVALDVGYSSASAFIAMFQQISGVTPDRFRMKELTP is encoded by the coding sequence ATGAATAATTTAAAAAGTGATGTTCTGCAAATTAACGAATGCAATATTATTGAGCCTGAATTTATTGCCTTGCGTCATGAGCAGATCAACCAGCAAACCGAATACAAATCCCATTCCCATACCTTTGGTCAATTGCTGTATGTGGTCTGTGGGATTATGGAAATGGAAGTGGAAGGCAAGCATTATATGGCACCGCCAGAGTTTTGCATCTGGATCCCCGCTAATACCCAACATGCGAGTTTTAATAAGCAGAGTGTCAAATTTCGCATTATTGATTTTGCCCAATCTTATACACCGCGACTTGCTAGTAAGGCATGTGTTGTGCGATTAAGCCCCATTTTCCATACGATCATGACGGATATGTATCAACGGGGCATTGTTCAGCCCGAAACCGAGCAGGATATTCGTTTGGGGGAGGTATTGATTGACCAATTTGCTATTTCGCCATGCCAAGATACTTATTTACCCACCAGCAAAGATAAATTGTTAGCGCCTATTTTAGCGGAGCTACAGCAAGACCCTGCGGATAATACAACGCTCGCCCAGTGGGCAAAGCGGGCTTATACCTCGGAGCGAACATTATCTCGCCGTTGCCAACAAGAGCTGGGTATGTCATTCAGTGAGTGGCGCCAGCGACTACGTTACTTACATGCAGTGGCTGGATTGGATAAAGGTAAAAGTGTCCATGAAGTTGCTTTGGATGTGGGGTATAGCTCGGCATCTGCATTTATTGCGATGTTCCAGCAAATTTCAGGGGTCACTCCAGACCGGTTTCGAATGAAAGAGCTGACCCCATAG